One genomic region from Manis pentadactyla isolate mManPen7 chromosome 12, mManPen7.hap1, whole genome shotgun sequence encodes:
- the LOC130679735 gene encoding olfactory receptor 7D2-like, producing the protein MGGSSFLLVHIAFASSFLDTSATWKTGNKTRILEFLLLGFSEDLELQPFIFGLFLSMYLVTVLGNLLIILAVGSDPHLHSPMYFFLSVLSLVDICFSTTIVPRMLVNIQTESKAISYMDCLTQVYFSMLFPILDTLLLTVMAYDRFVAICHPLHYTAIMNPRLCGLLVFFTWFIGFLTSLLHITLMMNLSFCRELEIPHFFCELTHILSLACSDTFLNSTLIYVMTGVLGVFPLIGILFSYSRIASSIRRMTSSGGKQKAFSTCGSHLTVVSLFYGTGVGVHFTSAVTQASQKVSVASVMYTVVTPMLNPFIYSLRNKDVKGALGGLLGRAASCL; encoded by the coding sequence ATGGGGGGCAGCAGTTTTCTGTTAGTTCATATTGCTTTTGCCTCCTCCTTCCTAGATACATCAGCTACAtggaaaacaggaaacaaaacaCGAATTTTAGAATTCCTCCTCCTTGGGTTCTCTGAGGATTTGGAACTGCAGCCCTTCATATTTGGGCTGTTCCTgtccatgtacctggtcaccgtgctggggaacctgctcatcatcctggccgtCGGCTCCgacccccacctccactcccccatgtacttcttcctctctgtCCTGTCCTTGGTGGACATCTGCTTCAGCACCACCATCGTCCCCAGgatgctggtgaacatccagACAGAGAGCAAAGCCATCTCCTATATGGACTGCCTCACACAGGTGTATTTTTCCATGTTGTTTCCTATCCTGGACACTCTACTCCTGACTGTGATGGCCTACGACAGGTTTGTGGCCATCTGTCACCCTCTGCACTACACGGCCATCATGAATCCCCGCCTCTGTGGCCTCCTGGTGTTTTTTACCTGGTTCATTGGGTTCCTGACATCCCTCCTTCACATCACCTTGATGATGAATCTGAGCTTCTGTAGagaactcgaaattccccatttCTTCTGTGAGTTGACACACATTCTCAGCTTGGCCTGCTCAGACACCTTCCTCAACAGCACATTGATATATGTCATGACCGGTGTGCTGGGTGTTTTTCCCCTCATTGGCATCCTTTTCTCCTACTCACGAATCGCTTCATCCATAAGGAGGATGACGTCATCTGGGGGGAAACAGAAAGCGTTTTCCACCTGTGGGTCTCACCTAACTGTGGTTTCTTTATTTTATGGGACTGGAGTTGGAGTTCACTTCACTTCTGCTGTGACCCAGGCCTCCCAGAAAGTCTCAGTGGCCTCGGTGATGTACACGGTGgtcacccccatgctgaaccccttcatctacagcctgcgGAACAAGGACGTCAAGGGGGCCCTGGGAGGGCTCCTCGGCCGTGCAGCCTCGTGTCTGTGA
- the LOC118921028 gene encoding olfactory receptor 18-like, translating to MACDGFVAICHPLHHAAIMSPCLCSLLVLLSLSISLLVSQLHCLMVSQLTFCMIVEIPRFFCDPPHLLKQGCDDISTDNIFIHFIDAVFGGVPISGILDSYYKIVSSILKVPSTRGMPKALPTCGSHLSVVCLFYGTDLGLYLSSSVSHAPRKGAGASVVYTMVAPMLSSFIYSLGNRDIKRAVQKLPNRIYSF from the coding sequence ATGGCCTGTGATGGGTTTGTGGCTATTTGTCACCCCCTGCACCATGCGGCCATCATGAGCCCCTGCCTCTGTAGCCTGCTGGTCCTGCTGTCTCTTTCAATCAGCCTTTTGGTCTCCCAGCTGCACTGCCTGATGGTGTCACAGCTTACCTTCTGCATGATTGTGGAAATTCCTCGATTCTTCTGTGACCCTCCACATCTCCTCAAGCAGGGCTGTGATGACATCTCCACTGATAACATATTCATCCATTTTATTGATGCCGTCTTTGGGGGTGTTCCAATCTCGGGGATCCTTGACTCTTACTACAAAATTGTTTCCTCCATTCTGAAAGTCCCATCAACTCGTGGAATGCCTAAAGCCTTGCCCACCTGTGGCTCTCACCTGTCAGTGGTTTGCTTGTTTTATGGCACAGACCTTGGGCTGTACCTCAGCTCAAGTGTCTCACATGCTCCCAGGAAGGGTGCAGGGGCCTCAGTGGTGTACACTATGGTCGCCCCCATGCTGAGctccttcatctacagcctgggGAACAGGGACATCAAGAGGGCTGTGCAGAAGCTCCCCAACAGAATATACTCATTTTAG